Proteins encoded in a region of the Methanobrevibacter millerae genome:
- a CDS encoding TIGR04083 family peptide-modifying radical SAM enzyme, which produces MTFHVMIIPTLNCPSNCKYCWGSENKKEMMDIEIIDQIIDWLGDFRDDKVHFTFHGGEPLLAGYDFYKNALEKLSKLPNLEGFSLQSNIWLLTDELIDLFVEYNVVVSTSIDGPKEINDYQRGEGYYDKTMAKYELAKSKGLIINFVLTVTDYSKDFSDELYEFFKAEKMNLKIHAALPSLRGDNADPWALDQEEHGKLLIEWLDKYLYDLDKFTIMDLDHICKSSLRRRGTLCTFADCIGTTLAVGSDGSIYPCYRFVGMDDYILGNVSTNPSFDDLKESDAWAKLQEFRDYVDENCKKCRYVKYCEGGCPYNAIVAYQTPQAVDPQCTAYKMIFGEVSKRMNKEFAKSAFGMGAPSERKEGEAFSIMDLAMK; this is translated from the coding sequence ATGACATTTCATGTGATGATTATCCCTACACTCAATTGTCCATCAAATTGTAAATATTGTTGGGGTTCTGAAAATAAAAAGGAAATGATGGATATTGAAATTATAGATCAGATAATTGACTGGTTAGGTGATTTTAGGGATGATAAAGTTCATTTCACTTTTCATGGTGGCGAACCTCTTCTTGCAGGATATGACTTTTACAAAAATGCTCTTGAAAAGCTATCTAAATTGCCTAATTTGGAAGGATTTTCCCTTCAGAGTAATATTTGGCTTTTGACTGATGAACTGATTGATTTGTTTGTTGAATATAATGTTGTTGTCAGTACAAGCATAGATGGTCCAAAAGAAATTAATGACTATCAAAGGGGAGAAGGTTACTACGATAAAACCATGGCCAAATATGAACTCGCTAAAAGCAAAGGACTTATAATCAACTTTGTATTGACTGTAACCGATTATTCAAAAGATTTCTCTGATGAGTTATATGAATTCTTTAAGGCAGAAAAAATGAATCTGAAAATTCATGCGGCATTGCCTTCCCTAAGGGGAGATAATGCAGATCCATGGGCACTAGACCAGGAAGAACATGGAAAACTGCTAATTGAATGGTTGGATAAGTATCTCTATGATTTGGATAAGTTTACAATAATGGACTTGGATCATATCTGCAAATCCAGTTTAAGAAGAAGGGGAACACTCTGTACCTTTGCAGATTGCATTGGAACGACACTGGCAGTAGGCTCCGACGGTTCGATTTATCCTTGCTACAGATTTGTTGGAATGGATGACTATATTTTGGGAAATGTTTCGACTAACCCTAGCTTTGATGACTTAAAGGAATCTGATGCATGGGCAAAACTTCAGGAATTCCGGGATTATGTCGATGAAAATTGTAAAAAATGCAGGTATGTTAAATACTGCGAAGGAGGTTGTCCTTACAATGCTATTGTTGCATATCAAACTCCACAGGCAGTAGATCCTCAATGTACTGCATATAAAATGATTTTTGGTGAAGTTTCTAAAAGGATGAATAAGGAATTCGCCAAATCAGCATTTGGAATGGGAGCACCTTCTGAAAGAAAAGAAGGCGAAGCATTCAGCATTATGGATTTGGCAATGAAATAA
- a CDS encoding TIGR04165 family Cys-rich peptide, with amino-acid sequence MKFEELIAPCPKCGSKDKVAHRKMLDNHRAHAEMDTVKCEECGYIFFVNDHMDEDEKKKLLKELNKIYG; translated from the coding sequence ATGAAGTTTGAAGAATTAATTGCACCATGTCCAAAATGTGGTTCTAAAGATAAAGTCGCTCACAGAAAAATGTTAGACAATCATCGTGCACATGCAGAGATGGATACCGTAAAATGTGAAGAATGCGGTTACATTTTCTTTGTAAATGACCATATGGATGAGGATGAGAAAAAGAAATTGTTAAAAGAATTAAATAAGATTTATGGTTAA
- a CDS encoding aldo/keto reductase, translating into MQYRTIVKTGDEISPLGFGAMRLPLKNGKIDRDKAKKLIYHAIDNGVNFIDTAYLYGDSESFLGEILKGEYADKVKLCTKLPAINVRKYEDMEIILDEQLKRLQRDSIDYYLIHAVDLKAMNRLLKKDLIKFLNKARNEGKIKHIGFSYHGPKEEFPLLVDGYDWDVVMVQYNYFDENVQASVEGIEHAASKGMGVFVMEPLKGGILAGKMPSKAEEIFKKANPNKSNAYWAMEWVLNNRNITCVLSGMNSFEQLDENLDVANNTPPMSMSFEDLETVEYVKRVMRDSLKINCSTCGYCMPCPQGVNIPECMKIYNEKYLFNHKGFINQSFMDYYQYVGGIMGNSGNAGKCNGCGKCLRKCPQKLDIISELKKVKKEFELPGMKYMLSFVRHVGFPVYRYLVKFLNR; encoded by the coding sequence ATGCAATATAGAACAATTGTAAAGACTGGGGATGAAATTTCTCCCTTGGGTTTTGGCGCGATGAGGCTTCCATTAAAAAATGGTAAAATTGATAGAGATAAGGCTAAAAAGTTAATTTATCATGCTATAGATAATGGAGTTAATTTTATTGATACCGCATATCTTTATGGGGATAGCGAAAGTTTTTTGGGTGAAATCCTTAAAGGAGAATATGCAGATAAGGTTAAGTTATGCACCAAACTGCCTGCAATCAATGTTCGAAAATATGAAGACATGGAAATAATTCTTGATGAACAGCTCAAAAGACTTCAAAGGGATTCTATTGACTATTATCTTATTCATGCCGTTGATTTAAAAGCGATGAACAGATTGCTTAAAAAGGATTTAATCAAATTCTTGAACAAGGCTCGAAATGAGGGTAAAATCAAGCACATAGGCTTTTCATATCACGGTCCTAAAGAGGAATTTCCATTATTGGTTGATGGATATGACTGGGATGTGGTCATGGTTCAGTACAATTACTTTGATGAGAATGTTCAGGCAAGCGTTGAAGGAATTGAACATGCAGCTTCAAAAGGCATGGGTGTTTTTGTCATGGAACCTTTAAAGGGAGGAATTCTTGCAGGAAAAATGCCTTCAAAAGCTGAGGAAATATTTAAAAAGGCCAATCCAAACAAAAGTAATGCTTATTGGGCTATGGAATGGGTATTGAATAATAGAAACATTACCTGTGTTTTATCTGGAATGAACTCATTTGAACAGCTTGATGAAAATTTGGATGTTGCAAATAATACACCTCCAATGTCCATGAGCTTTGAGGATTTGGAAACTGTCGAATATGTTAAAAGAGTAATGAGGGATTCTCTTAAAATCAACTGTTCCACTTGTGGATATTGCATGCCCTGCCCTCAAGGAGTTAATATTCCTGAATGCATGAAGATATATAATGAAAAGTATTTATTCAATCATAAAGGATTTATTAATCAGTCATTCATGGACTATTATCAGTATGTCGGTGGAATTATGGGTAATTCTGGAAATGCCGGTAAATGTAATGGCTGCGGTAAGTGTTTAAGAAAATGCCCTCAGAAATTGGATATAATTTCTGAATTAAAAAAAGTAAAAAAGGAATTTGAATTGCCTGGAATGAAATATATGCTGTCTTTTGTAAGGCATGTTGGATTTCCTGTTTACAGGTATTTGGTTAAATTTTTAAATCGTTAA
- the galU gene encoding UTP--glucose-1-phosphate uridylyltransferase GalU, whose product MKAVIPAAGFGTRFLPATKAQPKEMLPVYDKPTIQYVIEEAVASGIDDILIVTGRNKRSIEDHFDKSFELEQTLQSAGKDDRLRQVRAITDLADICYVRQKEQKGLGDAIYCAKKHIGGEAFAVLLGDSITKGPTPCTKQLIDVYEKYGASAISLEEVPRDKVERYGIIKGTEVEKDVYKIDKLVEKPLAHQAPSNLAIMGRYVLTGDIFDKIDETEPGVGGEIQLTDALSKLDAIYGNTFEGKTYDIGNRFEWLKTSIEFALDDDESKDALIDYMKSMINKCE is encoded by the coding sequence ATGAAAGCTGTTATTCCTGCAGCAGGTTTTGGTACAAGATTTTTACCTGCTACAAAAGCACAACCTAAAGAAATGTTACCTGTTTATGATAAACCAACCATTCAGTATGTTATAGAGGAAGCTGTAGCTTCAGGTATTGATGATATATTAATTGTAACAGGAAGAAATAAAAGATCAATTGAAGACCACTTTGATAAATCTTTTGAACTTGAACAAACTTTGCAAAGTGCAGGTAAAGATGATCGTTTAAGACAAGTCCGTGCAATTACTGATTTGGCAGATATCTGTTATGTAAGGCAAAAAGAGCAAAAAGGACTTGGTGATGCAATTTACTGTGCTAAAAAACATATTGGTGGAGAAGCGTTTGCAGTACTTTTGGGAGATTCAATTACCAAAGGCCCTACACCATGTACAAAACAATTGATCGATGTTTATGAAAAATATGGTGCATCTGCAATTTCCCTTGAAGAAGTTCCAAGAGATAAGGTAGAAAGATATGGTATTATTAAAGGAACCGAAGTTGAAAAGGATGTTTATAAGATTGATAAGCTTGTTGAAAAGCCATTAGCTCATCAGGCACCTTCCAATTTAGCTATTATGGGGCGTTATGTTTTAACAGGAGATATTTTTGATAAAATTGATGAAACAGAGCCTGGAGTTGGAGGAGAAATTCAGCTTACCGATGCTTTATCTAAATTGGATGCTATTTATGGAAACACCTTTGAAGGAAAAACCTATGATATAGGAAATCGTTTCGAATGGCTTAAAACTTCAATTGAATTCGCTTTGGATGATGATGAATCTAAAGATGCATTAATTGATTATATGAAATCTATGATTAACAAATGCGAATAA
- a CDS encoding DUF371 domain-containing protein, with amino-acid sequence MEFKIKSKGHRNVSSMHKSTFEITKDLEIGPAADCIIGVDMDDSMLDFPEEFKNKIANSNTRIAVLLDTPNAHDEIIGFGHEDLTLTHPTDIVCRTSEFTCPRTLMIKSSKAARDLDSQLIADLKNEETLEVTIKILD; translated from the coding sequence ATGGAATTTAAAATCAAATCAAAAGGTCATAGGAATGTATCATCCATGCATAAATCTACTTTTGAAATAACGAAAGATTTGGAAATTGGGCCTGCTGCCGATTGCATAATCGGTGTGGACATGGATGATTCAATGTTGGACTTTCCGGAAGAGTTTAAAAATAAAATTGCCAATTCAAATACTAGGATTGCTGTTTTATTGGATACTCCTAATGCCCATGATGAAATAATTGGTTTTGGCCATGAAGATTTAACTTTAACTCATCCAACGGATATTGTATGCAGAACCAGTGAGTTTACCTGTCCTAGAACATTGATGATTAAGTCTTCAAAAGCTGCCCGTGACCTTGATTCTCAGTTAATAGCTGATTTAAAAAATGAAGAAACATTGGAAGTAACTATCAAAATCCTTGATTAA
- a CDS encoding lipopolysaccharide assembly protein LapB translates to MNYYGHDDNKIDVVEKIMSLVGKRQYANALEFIDNLDSGDIDNPLILMSKAQCYLRLDMKKEAYDTYKETIILCNEKLNVENDPFVLNIKGNCNLILKNYIEAIECYDKVLDIDDTNTIAISFKSVALLRLDEQDAAFNCLERLLEIESSNNDIKLFKVQYLNSIERYDESLKILDEVFKDSYENPQAYMLKADALFETKRIDEALDNVNKSLEMNPKISYSWYLKAKIFMDKSDFKNALRYFDEALSIDNTVDCYFFDKASCYLNLFEYDKAYESYKKAFELNPHSGDIANADIFLDFIRDLKSVELISD, encoded by the coding sequence ATGAATTATTATGGACATGATGATAACAAAATTGATGTGGTTGAAAAAATAATGTCACTTGTCGGAAAAAGGCAATATGCAAATGCGCTTGAATTTATTGATAATTTGGATTCCGGAGATATTGATAATCCTCTGATTTTGATGAGTAAGGCTCAGTGCTATTTGAGATTGGATATGAAAAAAGAGGCTTATGATACTTATAAGGAAACTATAATTCTTTGTAATGAAAAATTAAATGTTGAAAATGATCCATTTGTTTTAAACATTAAGGGAAACTGTAATTTGATTTTAAAAAATTATATTGAAGCTATTGAATGTTATGATAAAGTACTGGATATTGACGATACGAATACTATAGCCATTAGCTTCAAGTCAGTCGCTTTACTTAGATTGGATGAACAGGATGCTGCCTTTAATTGTCTGGAAAGGCTTTTAGAAATAGAATCCAGTAATAATGATATAAAATTATTCAAGGTGCAGTATCTAAACTCTATTGAAAGATATGATGAATCTTTAAAAATTCTTGATGAGGTTTTCAAGGATTCCTATGAAAATCCTCAGGCTTATATGTTGAAAGCTGATGCTCTTTTTGAAACAAAACGTATTGATGAGGCTTTGGATAATGTAAATAAATCTCTTGAGATGAATCCGAAGATTTCTTATTCTTGGTATTTGAAAGCAAAGATTTTCATGGACAAGTCAGATTTTAAAAATGCATTGAGATATTTTGATGAGGCATTATCGATAGACAATACTGTCGATTGCTATTTCTTTGATAAGGCATCATGTTATTTGAACCTGTTTGAGTATGATAAAGCCTATGAATCATATAAAAAAGCTTTTGAATTAAATCCTCATAGTGGGGATATTGCAAATGCAGATATCTTTTTGGATTTTATCAGGGACTTAAAATCTGTTGAATTAATAAGTGATTAA
- a CDS encoding helicase HerA-like domain-containing protein, with the protein MFVEDKILIGGNVYLLPKMANRHGLIAGATGTGKTITLKTLAESFSDMGVPVFLADMKGDISGLAKVGEMNDNVAKRVEGLDSFKLKSYPVEFWDLFGEKGLPVRVTLSEMGPVLLSKILNLTEAQTGVLNIVFRVADEESLLIIDIKDLKSMINYVVEHKDVYEPKYGSIATKSANTILRNLITLEDQGGNDFFGEPALDLDDFIRVDDSGCGVINILDAQKLSLSPEIYSSFLLWMLSSLYEQLPEVGDAEKPKFVFFFDEAHLIFDGMGAEFLKKIEQITRLIRSKGVGLYFISQSPADIPDEILGQLGNRIQHALRAYTPKDQKAVKVAAQTFRPNPEFDTADVISNLGIGEALVSVLDEQGVPSIVEKVNIVAPQSYIGPIDENVRSDLINLSEFKDKYLEAVDNESAYEILANKINENQNMESEVPVTPPQVEAPSVQEEAPQSQPQEQQSSGEPLTIGGFDLGSILGGGQPAGKKTKKTTQQKAVEKAATTAANTVAREVTRGIMRGLFGQMK; encoded by the coding sequence ATGTTTGTAGAAGATAAAATTTTAATTGGTGGTAATGTTTACTTACTACCAAAGATGGCAAATAGGCACGGATTAATTGCAGGAGCAACGGGAACAGGTAAAACAATCACTCTTAAAACACTAGCTGAATCATTCAGTGACATGGGAGTTCCAGTATTTTTAGCAGATATGAAAGGTGATATTTCAGGTCTTGCAAAAGTCGGTGAAATGAATGATAATGTTGCTAAAAGAGTTGAAGGTTTGGATTCCTTTAAGCTTAAATCATATCCTGTTGAGTTCTGGGATCTGTTTGGTGAAAAGGGATTGCCTGTTCGTGTTACATTATCTGAAATGGGTCCAGTTTTATTATCCAAAATATTGAACCTTACAGAAGCACAGACTGGAGTATTAAATATTGTATTCAGGGTTGCAGATGAAGAATCATTGCTTATAATTGATATTAAGGATTTAAAGTCCATGATTAATTATGTTGTTGAGCATAAGGATGTTTATGAACCTAAATATGGTTCTATTGCTACAAAATCTGCAAATACCATTTTAAGAAATCTTATCACATTGGAAGATCAGGGCGGAAACGATTTCTTCGGTGAACCTGCATTGGATTTGGATGACTTTATTCGTGTGGATGATTCCGGTTGTGGTGTAATCAACATTTTGGATGCTCAGAAATTATCCCTTTCTCCGGAAATATACTCATCATTCTTGCTTTGGATGCTGTCATCATTGTATGAGCAATTGCCTGAAGTTGGGGATGCTGAAAAACCTAAATTCGTATTCTTCTTTGATGAGGCTCACCTGATTTTTGATGGAATGGGTGCTGAATTTTTAAAGAAAATAGAACAGATTACTCGTTTGATTCGTTCTAAAGGTGTTGGTTTATATTTCATTTCACAATCGCCGGCAGACATTCCTGATGAGATTTTAGGTCAATTGGGTAACAGAATTCAGCATGCCTTAAGAGCATACACTCCTAAAGACCAAAAAGCGGTTAAAGTAGCTGCTCAAACATTCAGACCTAATCCTGAATTTGATACTGCTGATGTTATTTCTAATTTGGGTATTGGTGAAGCATTGGTGTCTGTTTTGGATGAACAGGGTGTTCCAAGCATTGTTGAAAAGGTTAACATTGTTGCTCCACAGTCATATATCGGTCCGATTGATGAAAATGTAAGATCTGATTTGATTAACCTGTCTGAATTTAAGGACAAATATCTTGAAGCTGTTGACAATGAGTCAGCTTATGAAATACTTGCAAACAAAATCAATGAAAATCAGAATATGGAAAGTGAAGTGCCTGTGACACCTCCGCAGGTTGAAGCACCTTCAGTTCAGGAAGAAGCTCCACAAAGTCAGCCTCAAGAGCAACAATCTTCTGGAGAACCATTGACTATTGGAGGATTTGATCTTGGAAGCATTTTAGGTGGCGGACAGCCTGCAGGTAAAAAGACTAAAAAGACTACTCAGCAAAAGGCCGTGGAAAAGGCTGCTACAACTGCGGCAAATACTGTTGCACGTGAAGTGACAAGAGGTATTATGAGAGGACTATTTGGTCAGATGAAGTGA
- a CDS encoding DUF5814 domain-containing protein, whose product MLVLKKIKKQWRLYPIGSPKGALNHKREPEFVGNIKFTNDGDSLAISRFVADYNFKENSTLNEKLVPPGEVNKLLRSQAVFLATHDEKVENFLKGLNVKVRHTRVCDYCAYDGMITIVNSDFSYKYQNQLLCKNCALDTIKNEIKLQGFDKKIFRNLKSTLEKTGNLEKTLSVLDPHFNPLKNRNLTLFDRTSTKSRLKIPSVEMKRLKINHDFRDILIKNGNDKLLPVQYLAIHEGLLKGEDLLVVSATGSGKTLIGELAGITQALKGKKFIFLTPLVALANQKYRDFKRKYKKLGLKVAIKVGRNRVKAKGELKLPDSDVSNADIVVATYEGIDFLLRNGNSNALSNLGVVLIDEIHMIDDEDRGTRLNGLIKRIKNLYPQTQIIGLSATVKNPQFLANEFNMKLVEYPDRPVPLERHLVYMRNESSKRHLMAKLAKKEFNTKSKKGYRGQTIIFTNSRRKTHKIANFLQEKHINAAAYHAGLSYYKKEKIEKDFDRARLSVVVTTAALAAGVDFPASQVIFDSLVMGNKWINPNEFSQMLGRAGRPSYHDRGIVYLLPEVGNDFSGESEESKALELLESNSEDVYIEYDEESSYEQILADISSTSIKNMDELNKFYKDIDVPISLEIAISEMKELGLISDDFKITKYGRATSVSFLSIDDAEFIRSALDDWDYLINYVGLSPMYKKREKYDKLLVKVIAMALDLELFENAYLSSVIHNQIANALKIKFSTRLFAESTLDIISSGEALDKLDSKFQDALIRLQSDFLKCNCQDRPFCRCLQLGISEVIIHERLKGKDPVDISNKLFRKYQIQVYPGDIFSWLDNFVKNLDAIKRIAKAFNRRNIERKTSYLIKKIENG is encoded by the coding sequence ATGCTAGTTTTAAAAAAGATTAAAAAACAGTGGAGACTATATCCTATTGGTTCACCAAAAGGTGCTCTTAATCATAAAAGGGAACCTGAATTTGTAGGAAACATTAAATTTACAAATGATGGAGATTCTTTGGCTATTTCTAGATTTGTAGCAGATTATAATTTTAAAGAAAATTCCACTTTAAATGAAAAGCTAGTTCCTCCTGGTGAGGTAAATAAACTTCTTCGTTCTCAGGCTGTTTTTTTAGCTACTCATGATGAAAAGGTAGAAAACTTCTTAAAGGGACTTAACGTTAAGGTCAGACACACGAGAGTATGTGACTACTGTGCATATGATGGAATGATAACCATAGTCAACTCTGACTTTTCATACAAGTATCAAAATCAATTGTTGTGTAAAAACTGTGCATTGGATACGATAAAAAATGAAATCAAGCTTCAGGGTTTTGATAAAAAGATTTTTAGAAACTTAAAATCAACACTTGAAAAAACAGGTAATTTGGAAAAGACATTATCTGTACTTGATCCCCATTTTAATCCCCTAAAAAACAGAAATTTGACGTTATTTGATAGAACTTCAACCAAATCTAGGCTTAAGATTCCCTCTGTTGAGATGAAACGTTTAAAGATAAATCATGATTTTAGAGATATTTTAATTAAAAACGGCAATGATAAGCTTTTGCCTGTTCAGTATTTGGCTATTCATGAGGGATTGCTTAAGGGTGAAGATTTGCTTGTTGTAAGTGCAACTGGAAGTGGTAAAACTTTGATTGGGGAGCTTGCAGGTATTACACAAGCTCTTAAAGGTAAAAAATTTATTTTTCTGACTCCGTTGGTTGCACTTGCAAATCAGAAATATCGGGATTTTAAAAGAAAATATAAAAAATTGGGTTTGAAAGTTGCAATTAAGGTTGGGCGCAATCGTGTCAAGGCCAAAGGTGAGTTGAAATTGCCGGATAGTGATGTTTCAAATGCAGACATTGTTGTTGCAACATATGAGGGAATTGACTTTTTGTTAAGAAACGGAAATTCAAATGCATTAAGCAATCTTGGCGTAGTGCTGATAGATGAAATCCACATGATTGATGATGAGGACCGTGGTACCCGTTTAAACGGTTTGATAAAAAGAATAAAAAATCTATATCCTCAAACTCAGATTATAGGACTTTCAGCTACAGTTAAAAATCCACAGTTTTTAGCAAATGAATTCAACATGAAACTTGTCGAATATCCGGACAGGCCAGTGCCATTGGAAAGGCATCTTGTTTATATGAGAAATGAATCATCTAAAAGACATTTGATGGCTAAATTGGCTAAAAAAGAATTCAATACCAAATCAAAAAAAGGGTATCGCGGTCAAACTATAATATTTACTAATTCAAGACGAAAAACCCACAAAATTGCTAACTTTTTGCAGGAAAAGCATATCAATGCTGCCGCTTATCATGCTGGTTTATCATATTATAAGAAGGAAAAAATCGAAAAGGACTTTGACAGGGCAAGATTATCTGTTGTAGTTACAACTGCCGCTTTGGCTGCAGGTGTTGATTTTCCTGCTTCACAGGTAATTTTTGATTCTCTTGTAATGGGGAATAAATGGATTAATCCTAATGAATTTTCACAGATGCTTGGACGTGCTGGAAGACCAAGCTATCACGATAGGGGGATAGTATATTTGCTTCCTGAAGTTGGAAATGATTTTTCAGGAGAAAGCGAAGAATCAAAAGCATTGGAACTTCTTGAAAGCAATAGTGAAGATGTTTATATTGAATATGATGAAGAAAGCTCATATGAACAGATTTTAGCAGACATTTCATCTACATCCATTAAGAATATGGATGAATTGAATAAATTTTATAAGGATATTGATGTGCCAATCAGCTTGGAAATAGCCATTAGCGAAATGAAAGAGTTAGGTTTAATAAGTGATGATTTTAAAATTACTAAATATGGAAGAGCCACATCCGTATCATTTTTAAGCATAGATGATGCTGAATTTATCAGATCTGCTTTGGATGACTGGGATTATCTAATCAATTATGTTGGATTATCCCCAATGTATAAGAAAAGAGAGAAATATGATAAGTTATTGGTAAAAGTAATAGCTATGGCTTTGGATTTGGAATTATTTGAAAATGCATATCTTTCATCTGTTATTCACAATCAGATAGCTAATGCATTAAAGATTAAGTTTTCAACCAGATTATTCGCCGAATCCACATTGGATATCATATCTTCAGGTGAAGCTCTGGATAAATTGGATTCCAAATTTCAGGATGCATTGATTCGTCTTCAAAGTGATTTCTTGAAATGTAACTGTCAGGATAGGCCATTCTGCAGATGTCTGCAGCTTGGAATTTCTGAAGTTATCATCCATGAACGTTTGAAAGGTAAAGATCCTGTGGACATATCAAATAAGTTATTTAGAAAATATCAGATTCAGGTTTATCCTGGAGACATATTCTCATGGCTGGATAATTTTGTTAAAAACTTAGATGCTATTAAAAGAATTGCAAAAGCATTTAATCGAAGAAATATTGAACGTAAAACTTCTTATTTAATTAAAAAAATAGAAAATGGTTAG
- a CDS encoding DUF368 domain-containing protein: MGAADIVPGVSGGTMALITGIYGHLIEAISNIKFGFIKPLFKGNLKGFWNQLLDEIDFKFFIPLVLGIGVAFLTLAKVVTYCMDVHTALTYSFFLGLIIASAVVLFRKLNEISIKTIISAVIGCILTYIFVSLNPIAANHSLIILFFSGMIAICAMILPGISGSFLLLLLGQYKYMLNALHQLHFTEIIVFVVGALIGILGFSKILNYLLKNHEELTMAFLIGVMLGSLKVPFVEISNAVSMNFSGLLPCIIIAVIAFVIIVIMETKFDYID, translated from the coding sequence ATGGGTGCTGCTGATATTGTTCCTGGTGTTTCCGGCGGAACAATGGCACTTATAACTGGAATTTACGGTCATTTAATTGAGGCAATCAGTAACATTAAGTTTGGATTTATTAAGCCTTTGTTTAAGGGAAATTTGAAAGGATTTTGGAATCAACTTTTGGATGAAATAGACTTTAAATTTTTCATTCCATTGGTTTTAGGTATTGGTGTTGCTTTTCTAACTTTAGCTAAAGTGGTTACCTATTGTATGGATGTACACACTGCTTTAACATATTCATTCTTCTTGGGTTTAATTATAGCCTCTGCTGTTGTATTATTTAGAAAACTTAATGAAATTAGTATAAAAACAATAATATCTGCTGTAATAGGTTGTATTTTAACTTATATTTTTGTAAGCTTAAATCCAATAGCAGCTAATCATTCTTTGATTATATTATTCTTTTCAGGAATGATTGCAATTTGTGCTATGATTTTACCAGGTATTTCCGGTTCATTTTTACTGTTATTGCTTGGACAATACAAATACATGTTGAATGCACTTCATCAGCTTCATTTCACTGAAATTATTGTGTTTGTTGTTGGTGCTCTAATTGGTATACTTGGATTTTCAAAAATATTAAATTACTTGCTTAAAAACCATGAAGAATTAACTATGGCATTTCTTATTGGTGTAATGCTTGGATCACTTAAAGTTCCTTTCGTTGAAATATCAAATGCTGTAAGTATGAACTTTTCAGGTTTATTACCATGCATTATAATTGCGGTAATTGCATTTGTAATTATTGTAATTATGGAAACTAAATTTGATTACATCGATTAA